GTTTTTCTTCAGGGAATAATTGACAATAATATCATCGGGCAAACCATCCAGTTTATGTTTGATAGCCTCTGCAATACCTTTTACCACTACCTGTTGGGGCTTTGTAAGGGATTGATACCAACCGGCGGTTTCAGCCAGGATCTCATCGATCTGTTCCTCACTCATCTGTGGTTTAAGGTCCGACAGATCAATAGCGCCGCTTGTTGTCTGATTTACATAAAAACCGGTAGCACCCAACCATAGGGCCAGCGATTTATTTACGTGTTCCTTAAAGGAAAAATTATACCCGATCCTGGGGGTCAGCATCAGTGTTTTAACCACGTCATCCAGTTTGTCGAGGTGTGTCCAGGTGTAATTGATATCGGAAATGGTAATAATGCCATGATACCCCCCTGCCAGTGTGGTGCCCATTCCCATCGTATACCCCTTGAATTTAGCTTCACTGGAGAACTGGAAGGGAGCATTGATCTGCACATCTGTCTTCGCCTGTACCAGCCCCAGAATGCCGTATATGTCGAGAAAAGGCAGCACCCACAGATCCAGGCGCGTGGTTACACTCTGCATATGAGCTTCTACTTTTCCGAATTGGATAAAATCAAGCGGCACGGGTTCCTTATCATTAAAACCTACTTTCAGATCTGTGATATTTACCTCTTGTTTGCCGGTGGTGAAGTTCAGCATAGCGCCTACAGGATACTGGAGATTAAATCCTTTCTGTACAACCTTGCTACCCCAAATGGGAAAACGATATGGATAACCTGCCCGCTCCAAACTATCTTTATAATGTTTGTCATTCTGTCCCAGTTTCATACCCGCACCGGCCTGTCCCATGGCATCAGCGGCCAGGAGAATAACGAAAATGGATATATATAAGACCTGTTTCATTGTTGTAGATTTTAGATTTATAATGGCAGGGAGAGAACTCCCTGCCGGTTACATTCATGTTTTGCCAACTATTGTAGAAAGGTGCTCCCGACGGCAGCCATTATTTTGTGAGTCATGTTGTTGTTGAGATGTATCAGGTACTTGTTTGCAGGAAGCTATCAAAGCAACCGGCATTACAGCATAGCAGGCAGTTGTGTTTCGTTTCATACACTACGTTTTTATGAATACGCTCCTTATCTGCTACAGGCGTGTGCAGATAAAATTCATTACGGATGACTGCTATTTATGTATGCCGGAACTTTAAAAAAATATGCAGGGTGAGAACACCCCGCAATCTTCATCGCCTGTAGATTCCACGCTAGTGTAATATTCACAGGAATCTTACAGGAATGAATCACGATGGTGGGCTATTATCTTTCAGTATCTTTCCTATGTCTATTTTTTATATAATTATCAGGATGATTTTACTTTCTTTAAAAAATGGGCAGAGTGTCGGCCCGGAGTCCTGTACTATTCCATACACCCACACGACCATCAGTGATTTTCCGGACCGGCTCTGCCTGTCTTATCAGTATCTTCCAGGCGATGGACAACTATCCATATAGTTGTAAACCGGCCATCTGTTGCTATTACTGCTTAGGTTACTGGTGATGGCTGTATGTTAACTGTGTAATGCCGTACGGCTCCTTTCCAGCTCACCTATAAAGGAAATCTGATCCAGTATAGATGACCTGATAGTATTTTGAAAATATAGTTCCAGCGGGAAAAATTTCAGTTTCATAATAGCTAGTTATTTTAAAGCGGATATATGTCCCGCTCAGTATGTACAGAATAGATGATATTGCTATTATTGAAGCTGCTTAGGAGGGAAGGGAATTGAATGTATAACAACACGAATAGTAAAAAAGTTAACAAACTTTATCTTTTTTCAGAAAAAAAAATTTACCGGTTTAAAAAATAAGGAAGTAATTTGCAGGTAGTATTATTCCCCCTGAGCATATACAAATCTCTCATCTTCTTTTCCCGTTCATTAAATTCTTATAAAATGAAAAGAGAGAGATTATTTTTCCGCCGTATTCTTACATTATTCCTGTCATTTATTTTATCCGGTTCGCTGCATGCACAGTTGAAAGGCGATCATTTACTGGGAGATGCAGGGTTGCAATCAGGCACACAAACGCCGCCGGGGTTTACGCTGGTAGTACCGGTATACTTCTACAATGCCGCCAAACTTAAAAACGGCAAAGGAGAGCTGGTAACAGACAACCTCGGATTAAATATGTTTGTTACCGGTATCGGAGGCGCCTGGGTCACCAACCTGAAGATCCTTGGTGGCAACTATGGCGGCACCGCGCTGTTTCCCTTTGCCAGCAACCGCCTGGAGTCTACGGTTACTACCGTAAAATCACCTTTCGCGTTTACAGATATTTACCTGCAACCTGTTCAACTGGGCTGGCATCTTAAACGGGCAGATTTTGTTGCCGGATACGCGCTTTATTTACCCAGCGGAAAATACGAACAGGGTGGTGATGATAACAGCGGATTAGGTCAGCTCGTAAATGAATTTTCCGGTGGCAGTACCGTATACTTTGATAAGCGGAAAAGTATCCATTTTTCCGCCTTGTTGTCCTATGCACTCAATGGGAAGAAAAAGGGTACGGATGTAAAAACCGGCGATAACCTGAGTATAGAAGGCGGTCTTGGGAAAACATGGTACCTGAAAAAAGCTAACAGTCCTATCCCTACTATTATAAACGCAGGCATCATATACTACATGCAATTTAAAACAACGGAAGATCATATACCGCTGGCAAGTGGGTTCCTGCTGAATCCTGACAAAGACCAGATATATGGCATTGGTGCAGAAGGCAATGTATTTATTCCACACATACGCTCGCTTATTGGCGTAAGATGGTTGGGAGAAACCGGCGCTAAAAACAGGTTACAGGGCAATACGTATATGCTGACGATAGCGTATATGCTGAAGACTTTTGAAAAAAAGAAAGGAGAATAATAGCCTTGTATAAACGAATGTACGGGTAAATACCTGTTGTTATATTTTACCCGTACATTCATTTTGTCGCTCGCAATATCACGGTTTCACTTCCACAAAATCGCCTGCTTTCCAGCTTTTATCAAAAAATGGTTCCAATGGGCTGTATAGTCTCAGCAACACAAACCAGCCTTTTCCCGGCACACTCTGGATCCAGTTACCATCACTAATCCCTCCGGGCTTGCGGGGTCCGACATAGATAGTAGTAGACCCGTCCGTACCAGGCATTGCAGCCGGTGTAGGAAAGCTTTGACTACCGGCCCGGGGATACCGCTGTGCTGTTTCCCGCATAGACCGTGTTTGATTATCGTATAAGGTCAGCGACCAGAATTTAGCTGCCGGAATATTAGGCGGTAATATTATTTTATAGGTTTTATTCCCATCAAAAGGTTCTCCTGCTGATGTATAAAAAGCGGCCAGGTATTGTGATCCGATATTGGCAAGCCGCATACACATGGCAGGTGTAATGCCTGTTGCCACGTAAAACATCGCAGTCCTTGAATTAAGTTTACGCGCACCATCCTCCGGATATTGTTTAATGCCGGTCTTTGTTACTTCAGGCGGTGGTCTCATGAAATCATATCCACCAACAAATAAGGAATTACACCATTTGGAAGCAGGGCCATAATAATTAAATTCTTCTGACTCTCGCGGGTTCGTTGAAACACTTCGGCTCATAGCATTGCCCACCGCAGCTGCATTAACAAGAATCTTTTTCATCCGGGCATCGGGACTAAAAGTCTTTCCCTTTACAATCCCTACAGCTGCCAGTTGTCCGCCTATTTCAGGATCAAGGGCATCAGCAGGTTCCGCCTGAACAAGTTCATTTACAACCTCATAAAAAGAATAATCACCCGGAGGAATGGTGTTCATTACTTTTCCGGTGCCTTCCACAAATCTTGGTGAAGCCGCCTTGCTCAAAGCCGCCAATGGAGCCTTATTACCAAGAAAATCGGCTATACTGGTGCCATAACTCCCCGGAATATATGGATATATTCTGAGTGTTTTCTTTACATGCTCATCCACCGCTTTTGGATCATTATTTTCCATGAATGCACGCCCCAGCAGGCTCACTTTTGTTGTACGGCATTGACTCACAAAATAGCCACCATCAGGTATGACACCCTTATAACCCGGCGGCAGCAGCAGGTACTTCCCTCCTGCTGCCCTGTCGGGGCCAGACATACCAAAGTCTGTAATCCATCTCCACCACATATCATCAATCACACCCAGCGACCCGGGAGGTGTTTCTATTACCAGTGGCCCTTTACTCAAATCCAGGTAACTCCAGAAATAATAAGTATCTGCATTAGCGGTAAGGAATAATGATTTAGAATCCATTAATCCTGAAAACACCAGCACATCATTATCGTTTATACCGGCTGCAATGAAGCCATTCCTCAAAGCACACTGTGATGCTGCAGCATAAGCGTTCATAAAAGCATCTACCCCATGAATATAGTCCAGTTCATCATACATTTTCCGGGTGGTAGCTGCTGAAGGTATTCCGTCTTTAAAGTCAAGGATGCCAAGGTGGGTTTGCACCTTGTCTGCTGTGGATATTGCCTGCAAGGATTTTTCAGGGATCTGTGCATTTCCCGGACGTGTCATTATCCCAATCAGCAATGCGAATAGATATCTCATATCATCATTAATTTTTGCATCAGTTACAGATGCCGTGAATAATAAAACCGGTCCTGATAAGTTTAGCTATTTCCCCCATTCCTGTTGCTCTTCGGGCAATTTATTCTTATTTAAAGCGTGCTTATTCCTGCGCCGGTATGTATAAAAATATTTTTTTAATTTCTTCGCAGTTGTTGCAGCCGCCGCGTCATCTTTGTATACCTGGACTTCATATTGCCTGAAACATTCTTTCAATACCGGTTCATCCTGCTCTTCCAACGTTTTAATAACAGAAGCCTGTTTATGAGCAGATGGACGCCGGTCCCACCACTGATACAACCTCCGTATAAAATCCGGGCCTGTTGCCGGGGCACGCAGCAATTTTATAAACCAATACGTTTCACTGACGACATAACGTTTCCGGGCAGCCTTCAGCATCCGCCACATTTTCAGCAGGTAACGGATTAATAACAGTAATATCACCACTAATGGTACAGCATATAACAAAGCCTGGTACCAGGGTATTCCGAAAATCAGCCACACCTGTTGATGTGTTGTCTCTTTTGTGGTGACCTGTAAAGCACCCAGGCTATCTTTGAGTGTGGTGAGCATTCCCAGGTCAGGGTTATCCATCACCTTTAATGTAACGGTGGGTAGCTTACGCGCGTACAATCCCGCTGCATAAGGATTCCACCAACTCAATTTTATTGCCGGCATTGTCCAGGTCCCTGCTTTGGTAAGCAGGTAAGTAGTGGTTTGTATGCGCGCGCCGTTTGCATCCGTTTCATTTCGTGTATCCTTCAGCGTGGGAGCGCCCGGATAAGCAGTTGCCCAGTCCACTTTTTGCAAAGCTATTTCGGGAATAAACTGTGGTAAGGTGCCATTGGCATCCACGGTTATCGTTTGTTTTAGTACATCGCCTACCCGCAGCTCTTTCAATGGCTTGTTCCAGTGTTCAGACAATTGCACATCCGTGGCCACCATCCAGGATTCATTGGCTGGATATTCACGTGGCACAGGCTTCACAATGTATGTCCTGGAAGGTGTATGAATCGTTATACTTTTAGCTTCCGCACTGCCCTCCCGGGGCGTGGTTGCCTTGATACTGAGGGAGGGAACCGCAAACTGACCTGCCTTATAAGGGAAAACGATATAGTAAAACTGTATACCTGAAAATGATTTACCATGATCTGTAAACCTGCCGGGCTGTGCTTTTGTAAACGGGATGATAAAGGCGCCGGGTATCTGTATATTATCAAATTCCAGTGGCTCGGTAAACCAGGTAGCAGTAAGTACGGTGTAAGTAACTTTAAACGGCTGTTGTATATACACAGCTGTTTTATTCAGTTCCACCCGCGCAAAGCAGGACTGTTGCGCTACTGTATTATTACAGCTCATGCAAATCAGTATCCCCGTAATAAAACCTCTTACCATTGTTCTTTCCCCGGTTTTACATTTTTGAAATATTCCTTTCGCTGTAATTCAAAACGCTTATGCAGAAATTCCGACGGATCGGCTGGTGCTTTGCGGAAAATAATGTTCTTCATATCCTGACTACTACCGGCAGCGGTATCCTGTTGCTGCGGAGGCGCATCTCCTTCCTGTGCCTGGTGTATATTGGTCTTCACTTCATCTGTAAGCCGGTCACCGGATGTAGGCATATCTTTCACTTTTGTATCTGCAGAGAGGGACGGATCGTTTCCCTGCCGTTTTCTTTCTTTTAAAGGCAGCGTATCTTTTTTCTTTTCTTTTAAAGCTGTTTCCGGTTGATCCAGGCGCAGCACGGAATCTATCTGCATACCAGCCTGTTTTACATGGTGTATGCTGTTGTTCACTTTATCGTTCAATGTATTATCCAGTTCTTTTGCCTGACTAAAATCCTGCATCGCTTCCTCATACCTGCCTAAGTGGGCCAGCGCGAGTCCGCGGTTATAGTAGCCGGTAGCGGAGCTGTCCAGCGCAAACAATGCAGCGGCAGCTTCATAGTCTCCCGCTTTGTAAGCCGCAGTAGCCTTGTGTTCCAGGTTGACAAAACGAGCAGCAGCCGTTGCATAATCCTGCTGGTTATAAAGTACCTGGCCCTGGTAATCCCTGGTATACCACCAGTCAGCTTCCCTGCTTTTTACCGAACAGCCCTGAAAGATCAATACCGGTAATAGCCAGCACCATTGCAGGCTCCAACCTTTTCTAAACCAGAACAGGCCAATCAACAAAGCAGGCACCAGGAACAGATAGCCCACATCATTCCAGCTTTTCTCATCCAGTTTTTCATCTTTTCCAAAGATCAGTTTATCACGTATACGTTTGGCAATACCTCCAACATCAGTGGTATCAAGGGTAAGCGGGGAAATAATGATCCTGGGATTTTGCCGGATACTTTGCACCGCCGCCGGGTCCTGCCTGGAGATCACTTTCCCGAAACCGGGTACCGTTGCACCTTGTGGAGAGGATACCAGCAATATTTCCATGCGATGGATCGTGCTGTTCGCA
The Chitinophaga sp. MM2321 DNA segment above includes these coding regions:
- a CDS encoding transporter, with amino-acid sequence MKRERLFFRRILTLFLSFILSGSLHAQLKGDHLLGDAGLQSGTQTPPGFTLVVPVYFYNAAKLKNGKGELVTDNLGLNMFVTGIGGAWVTNLKILGGNYGGTALFPFASNRLESTVTTVKSPFAFTDIYLQPVQLGWHLKRADFVAGYALYLPSGKYEQGGDDNSGLGQLVNEFSGGSTVYFDKRKSIHFSALLSYALNGKKKGTDVKTGDNLSIEGGLGKTWYLKKANSPIPTIINAGIIYYMQFKTTEDHIPLASGFLLNPDKDQIYGIGAEGNVFIPHIRSLIGVRWLGETGAKNRLQGNTYMLTIAYMLKTFEKKKGE
- a CDS encoding DUF1254 domain-containing protein, with the translated sequence MRYLFALLIGIMTRPGNAQIPEKSLQAISTADKVQTHLGILDFKDGIPSAATTRKMYDELDYIHGVDAFMNAYAAASQCALRNGFIAAGINDNDVLVFSGLMDSKSLFLTANADTYYFWSYLDLSKGPLVIETPPGSLGVIDDMWWRWITDFGMSGPDRAAGGKYLLLPPGYKGVIPDGGYFVSQCRTTKVSLLGRAFMENNDPKAVDEHVKKTLRIYPYIPGSYGTSIADFLGNKAPLAALSKAASPRFVEGTGKVMNTIPPGDYSFYEVVNELVQAEPADALDPEIGGQLAAVGIVKGKTFSPDARMKKILVNAAAVGNAMSRSVSTNPRESEEFNYYGPASKWCNSLFVGGYDFMRPPPEVTKTGIKQYPEDGARKLNSRTAMFYVATGITPAMCMRLANIGSQYLAAFYTSAGEPFDGNKTYKIILPPNIPAAKFWSLTLYDNQTRSMRETAQRYPRAGSQSFPTPAAMPGTDGSTTIYVGPRKPGGISDGNWIQSVPGKGWFVLLRLYSPLEPFFDKSWKAGDFVEVKP
- a CDS encoding VWA domain-containing protein, with translation MADLLKNIDWQQFHFLRPVALWLFVPLILLALLTLAGNKEHQQWKSIIASALRPYMFTGSNRWAFIIPLLAFLVGMSCAILGMAGPTWEKVKVPGQKIQAVVLIVMDLSRSMLATDIQPNRLERAKLKVSDFLDANPRAGAGLLAFAGTPHLVLPFTADYKLLKLHTGSLQNRVMPVQGGNMPLLIKAIDTLMAPQLVPGTVFLLTDAISADDAVSLNNYANSTIHRMEILLVSSPQGATVPGFGKVISRQDPAAVQSIRQNPRIIISPLTLDTTDVGGIAKRIRDKLIFGKDEKLDEKSWNDVGYLFLVPALLIGLFWFRKGWSLQWCWLLPVLIFQGCSVKSREADWWYTRDYQGQVLYNQQDYATAAARFVNLEHKATAAYKAGDYEAAAALFALDSSATGYYNRGLALAHLGRYEEAMQDFSQAKELDNTLNDKVNNSIHHVKQAGMQIDSVLRLDQPETALKEKKKDTLPLKERKRQGNDPSLSADTKVKDMPTSGDRLTDEVKTNIHQAQEGDAPPQQQDTAAGSSQDMKNIIFRKAPADPSEFLHKRFELQRKEYFKNVKPGKEQW